A DNA window from Rhizobium acidisoli contains the following coding sequences:
- a CDS encoding DUF982 domain-containing protein, whose product MRRDFWDQPVEVIVGDGDHLKSIRNSRDALAYLMTCWPPEKAASFAAAKKICTDAIHGQADATAAALAFKVAAEEAGVLR is encoded by the coding sequence ATGCGCCGCGATTTTTGGGACCAGCCCGTTGAGGTCATCGTTGGGGATGGCGACCATCTTAAAAGTATCCGCAATAGCAGGGACGCGCTCGCATATCTGATGACCTGTTGGCCACCTGAGAAAGCGGCATCCTTCGCCGCCGCCAAGAAGATCTGCACGGACGCCATCCACGGGCAAGCCGATGCAACCGCAGCCGCATTGGCTTTCAAAGTCGCGGCCGAAGAAGCCGGCGTGCTCCGTTAG
- a CDS encoding class I SAM-dependent DNA methyltransferase, giving the protein MHISSTALADTQCTIDSYEGDADDYSRIVNPFPAPGLEAALRQLAIAAGKGGRVLEIGSGPGWDADFLETRGVSVRRTDATRRFLELQAARGKEGELLNVITDDLGGPYDAAIALCVLIHVPRDQTGHVLEKIAAALRPGGLFLVTMRDGDGETSGAYHMTYWRRHDFALRIKAAGLDLEWDSYRMSRNNEAWHTFYTRRPG; this is encoded by the coding sequence ATGCACATCTCTTCCACCGCCTTGGCCGATACCCAATGCACGATCGATTCCTATGAAGGGGATGCCGATGACTATAGCCGCATCGTTAATCCCTTTCCCGCGCCGGGCCTGGAAGCCGCGCTGCGACAGCTCGCCATCGCCGCCGGCAAGGGCGGCCGGGTCCTTGAGATCGGGTCAGGGCCTGGGTGGGATGCGGATTTTCTCGAGACACGGGGTGTTTCGGTAAGACGAACCGATGCCACGCGACGGTTTCTCGAGTTGCAGGCAGCGCGCGGCAAAGAGGGCGAGCTCCTCAATGTCATCACCGATGACCTCGGCGGCCCTTATGACGCGGCGATCGCTCTCTGTGTTCTCATCCACGTGCCTCGCGACCAGACCGGCCACGTCCTCGAAAAGATCGCCGCCGCGCTGCGCCCCGGAGGCCTCTTCCTGGTGACGATGCGGGATGGAGACGGGGAGACGAGCGGCGCCTACCATATGACCTACTGGCGCCGCCACGACTTCGCGCTGCGCATCAAGGCGGCCGGCCTGGATCTTGAATGGGATTCATATCGCATGAGCCGCAACAACGAAGCGTGGCACACCTTTTACACCCGACGACCGGGATGA
- a CDS encoding DMT family transporter — translation MKTKAAAANAGNLIMTGIVLMLLGDLLFALNDAMGKWLLTNFALGQVLVIRSVGSFIVLGPMIARQGPMALFRVEQKRLQFIRVFMATADVALFYAAVAYLPLADVMTFYMAGPIYIAALSHFFLGEKIGWRRWLAVLVGFAGVVIALRPSTAMLSLPSLFGLAGSLAFALSLVMSRYLRSTSDTTLVTWQTIAALATGTVLSIGNWQPATLVNWSGMLLLGVVATCAHLLITRSLKLAPASLLAPMQYTLLLWAIVLGYIFFNDIPDMQIIVGAAIIVFAGLFIFHRKNLKETVPVEAVPPDGH, via the coding sequence ATGAAGACGAAGGCGGCTGCAGCCAACGCCGGAAACCTGATCATGACGGGTATCGTGCTGATGCTGCTCGGCGATCTGCTCTTTGCGCTGAACGATGCGATGGGCAAGTGGCTGCTCACGAACTTCGCCCTCGGCCAGGTGCTGGTGATCCGCTCGGTCGGCTCTTTCATCGTGCTCGGGCCGATGATCGCACGGCAAGGGCCGATGGCCCTGTTCCGTGTCGAGCAGAAGCGCCTCCAGTTCATACGTGTTTTCATGGCGACCGCCGATGTCGCCCTGTTCTACGCGGCCGTCGCCTATCTGCCGCTCGCCGACGTCATGACCTTCTATATGGCCGGGCCGATCTACATAGCCGCGCTCTCGCATTTCTTTCTCGGGGAAAAGATCGGCTGGCGCCGCTGGCTCGCCGTTCTGGTCGGCTTTGCGGGCGTCGTCATCGCGCTGCGTCCGTCGACGGCGATGCTGTCGCTTCCGTCGCTCTTCGGCCTTGCCGGCAGCCTTGCCTTTGCGCTGTCGCTGGTGATGAGCCGTTATCTGCGTTCGACCAGCGACACGACCCTGGTGACGTGGCAGACGATCGCGGCCCTTGCCACCGGCACCGTGCTTAGCATCGGCAATTGGCAGCCGGCAACGCTCGTCAATTGGTCCGGCATGCTGCTGCTCGGTGTCGTCGCCACCTGCGCGCATCTCCTGATCACCCGCTCGCTGAAGCTCGCGCCGGCTTCGCTGCTGGCGCCGATGCAATATACGCTGCTGCTCTGGGCGATCGTGCTCGGCTACATCTTCTTCAACGACATTCCCGATATGCAGATCATCGTCGGCGCCGCAATCATCGTCTTTGCCGGGCTCTTCATCTTCCATCGGAAGAACTTGAAAGAGACGGTTCCGGTCGAAGCCGTCCCGCCCGACGGCCATTGA
- a CDS encoding DUF763 domain-containing protein: MSQRAGSADLPLHGGRVPHWLGDRMTRLGALITEAIVHHYGRDEFLRRLAHPFWFQSFGAVMGMDWHSSGITTSVLGALKRGLKPRAGELGLHVCGGRGAHSRKTPQELVSIGERVGLDGEGLATTSRLIAKVDSAALQDGFDLYLHGFIVADDGHWVVVQQGMNGDRRQARRYHWLSEGLESFVDSPHAAIEGRSQGTIVNLADRRAERSRRGQLDLLATLGPDRIIREAAALLRVEQPPPEPAEQPMLPHLIMPAHHDVRESDVNMRRLHGNLAAAADRGPADFEELLLVPGVGARTVEALAMVAEVVHGAPCRFSDPARFSIAHGGKDRHPFPVPLKVYDETIGVMKSAVQKGRLGREEELQALKRLDDQSRQMERYVTGPDLKEIIAGEFRHSADFGGRSVFGWEPPPAD; encoded by the coding sequence ATGTCACAACGCGCAGGCAGTGCCGATCTTCCCCTTCACGGGGGACGTGTGCCGCATTGGCTCGGCGACCGGATGACGCGGCTCGGAGCCCTGATCACCGAAGCGATCGTGCATCACTACGGCCGTGACGAATTCCTGCGCAGGCTCGCCCACCCTTTCTGGTTCCAGTCCTTCGGCGCAGTGATGGGCATGGACTGGCATTCCTCCGGCATCACGACAAGCGTTCTCGGCGCGTTGAAGCGCGGGCTGAAACCGCGCGCCGGCGAACTCGGCCTGCATGTATGCGGCGGCCGCGGCGCGCATTCGCGCAAAACCCCGCAGGAGCTCGTCTCGATCGGCGAACGCGTCGGCCTCGATGGCGAAGGCCTGGCGACGACGAGCCGTCTCATCGCCAAGGTCGACAGCGCTGCGCTTCAGGATGGGTTCGATCTTTATCTGCACGGTTTCATCGTTGCCGATGACGGCCATTGGGTGGTCGTGCAACAGGGCATGAACGGCGACAGGCGGCAGGCCCGGCGCTATCACTGGCTGTCGGAAGGGCTGGAGAGTTTTGTCGATTCGCCGCATGCGGCAATCGAGGGCAGGAGCCAGGGCACGATCGTCAATCTGGCCGACAGGCGCGCCGAGCGGTCGCGGCGCGGCCAGCTCGATCTGCTGGCAACACTCGGTCCCGACCGCATCATCCGCGAGGCCGCCGCGCTGCTGCGTGTCGAGCAGCCGCCGCCCGAGCCGGCCGAGCAGCCGATGCTGCCGCACCTGATCATGCCGGCGCATCACGATGTGCGCGAGAGCGATGTCAATATGCGGCGCCTCCATGGAAACCTCGCCGCCGCGGCCGACCGAGGGCCGGCGGATTTCGAAGAGCTGCTGCTGGTTCCCGGTGTCGGCGCCCGCACGGTGGAGGCGCTGGCCATGGTGGCCGAAGTCGTCCACGGCGCGCCCTGCCGGTTTTCCGATCCGGCACGCTTCTCGATCGCCCACGGCGGCAAGGACCGCCATCCTTTCCCGGTGCCGCTCAAGGTCTATGACGAGACGATCGGGGTGATGAAATCGGCAGTGCAGAAGGGCAGGCTCGGACGGGAGGAAGAGCTGCAGGCGCTCAAGCGCCTGGATGACCAGTCCAGGCAGATGGAACGCTATGTGACAGGTCCCGACCTCAAGGAAATCATCGCCGGCGAATTCCGCCACTCCGCCGATTTCGGCGGCCGGAGCGTCTTCGGCTGGGAGCCGCCGCCCGCAGACTAG
- a CDS encoding IS481 family transposase, which produces MGQVLHGSATTTEAVRRAIQHSQESLRTLSKRYGINQKTVAKWRKRSSVADLPTGPKEPRSTVLSVEEEAVIVAFRRYTLLPLDDCLYALQPTIPHLTRSSLHRCLQRHGIGRLPDVDGDRPAKKKFKSYPIGYFHIDIAEVRTEQGKLHMFVAIDRTSKFAFVELHEKATTAVSREFLLHLIAAVPYKIHTVLTDNGIQFTTPGAGGSAVPLIKEAIANGERFWAHAFEYTCATNDIEHRTTKVKHPWTNGQVERMNRTIKDATVRRFYYESHDQLRQHLADFVAAYNFGRRLKTLKGLTPYEFICKAWASQPERFTLDPLQQMPGLNI; this is translated from the coding sequence ATGGGCCAAGTTCTTCATGGGAGCGCCACGACGACAGAGGCAGTCCGTCGAGCGATACAACATAGTCAAGAGAGCCTAAGGACGCTTTCGAAGCGTTACGGGATCAATCAGAAGACCGTTGCCAAGTGGCGGAAGCGGTCCTCTGTTGCGGACCTTCCGACCGGCCCGAAAGAGCCGAGATCGACGGTGCTCTCCGTCGAGGAGGAGGCCGTTATCGTTGCCTTTCGCCGGTATACGCTGCTGCCGCTCGATGACTGCCTCTATGCGTTGCAGCCGACAATCCCGCATCTGACACGGTCGTCGCTGCACCGCTGCCTGCAGCGCCACGGCATCGGCCGCCTGCCGGATGTCGACGGCGACAGACCGGCGAAGAAGAAGTTCAAGAGCTACCCGATCGGCTACTTCCACATCGACATTGCCGAGGTGCGCACCGAACAGGGTAAGTTACACATGTTCGTAGCCATCGATCGCACCTCGAAGTTTGCCTTCGTCGAACTGCACGAGAAGGCCACCACCGCCGTCTCGCGCGAGTTCCTCCTGCACTTGATTGCAGCCGTCCCCTACAAGATCCACACCGTGCTCACCGACAACGGGATCCAGTTCACCACGCCCGGCGCTGGAGGCTCCGCTGTACCGCTGATCAAGGAGGCGATCGCCAATGGCGAGCGTTTCTGGGCCCATGCCTTCGAATACACCTGCGCCACCAATGATATCGAGCACCGCACCACCAAGGTGAAGCATCCATGGACCAACGGTCAGGTGGAGAGAATGAACCGAACCATCAAGGATGCCACCGTCAGACGCTTCTACTATGAAAGCCACGATCAACTGCGCCAGCATCTTGCCGACTTCGTCGCCGCTTACAATTTCGGCCGCAGGCTCAAGACCCTCAAGGGCCTCACACCCTACGAGTTCATCTGCAAAGCATGGGCTTCACAGCCAGAACGTTTTACCCTCGATCCGCTCCAGCAAATGCCGGGACTAAACATCTAG
- a CDS encoding NAD(P)/FAD-dependent oxidoreductase has product MNASPKPSKVVVIGGGIFGVSTAVHLARLGIATVLVSDGPLANGASGRSLAWLNSARRRSDAYHRLRLAGIDRYRTLAARYPDAPWLRFDGGLTWDADDAGNEIAEIFNYECDLGYHAQWLAQENIAGTTPGVDAGAVTPQGAIFNPGEGWVDLPSLIGILAEEFRFLGGEIVTDAGRAKIDVEGARVRGVSTADGRYWEAESVLLAAGGAVPAIVAEAGQHIDDATPVALLVRTKPIRHALKAVLNTPRVAIRPTPNGGFALDSAWSEEEVGVKPDGSYEVRQSTLDGLLREASRVLEGNPTLEVDDYGVGPKPIPGDGEPVFGELPSIWGYFVAFSHSGATLGLIAGELLADEIATGRRHPLLAAFRPERFGASRR; this is encoded by the coding sequence ATGAATGCTTCCCCAAAACCTTCGAAGGTTGTCGTCATCGGCGGCGGCATATTCGGCGTCTCGACGGCCGTCCATCTCGCGCGCCTTGGGATCGCCACCGTGCTCGTCAGTGACGGGCCGCTCGCCAATGGCGCTTCCGGCCGTTCGCTCGCCTGGCTCAATTCGGCCCGGAGACGCTCCGATGCCTATCACCGGCTGCGCCTTGCCGGCATCGACCGGTATCGAACGCTCGCCGCCCGATATCCGGATGCGCCCTGGCTGCGTTTCGATGGCGGGCTGACCTGGGATGCCGATGACGCCGGTAATGAGATTGCCGAGATCTTCAACTATGAGTGCGATCTCGGCTATCACGCGCAATGGCTGGCGCAGGAAAACATTGCCGGAACCACGCCCGGTGTCGACGCCGGCGCGGTGACGCCTCAGGGTGCGATCTTCAATCCCGGGGAAGGCTGGGTCGATCTCCCATCCCTGATCGGCATTCTCGCGGAGGAATTCCGTTTTCTCGGCGGCGAGATCGTGACGGACGCCGGGCGCGCGAAAATTGATGTCGAAGGCGCCCGCGTCCGCGGCGTGAGCACCGCGGACGGCAGGTATTGGGAAGCGGAGTCCGTGCTGCTTGCCGCAGGCGGCGCCGTTCCGGCAATCGTCGCCGAAGCCGGCCAGCATATCGACGATGCAACGCCGGTCGCCCTGCTCGTCAGGACCAAGCCGATCCGCCATGCGCTGAAGGCCGTGCTCAACACTCCCCGCGTCGCCATCCGGCCCACACCCAATGGCGGTTTCGCGCTCGATTCGGCCTGGTCCGAGGAAGAGGTCGGAGTGAAGCCGGACGGCAGCTATGAGGTCAGGCAATCGACGCTGGACGGGCTGCTGCGCGAAGCTTCAAGGGTTCTCGAAGGCAATCCGACGCTTGAGGTCGACGATTATGGGGTCGGCCCGAAGCCCATTCCGGGCGACGGCGAGCCGGTCTTCGGCGAGCTGCCGTCGATCTGGGGCTATTTCGTCGCCTTCAGCCATAGCGGCGCGACCCTCGGCCTGATCGCCGGCGAGTTGCTTGCGGACGAGATCGCCACCGGCCGCCGCCATCCGCTGCTGGCGGCGTTTCGGCCCGAACGTTTCGGCGCGTCGCGACGATGA
- a CDS encoding YkgJ family cysteine cluster protein, translated as MNSLSDLDCQTCGACCSFSSDWPRFSTESDAALDLLPPRFVAADETGMRCDGSRCAALSGRVGVETSCLVYDIRPVVCRECIPGDAACLMARDAFGLTLPSDRSAF; from the coding sequence ATGAACTCACTAAGCGATCTAGATTGCCAAACCTGCGGTGCGTGTTGCTCCTTTTCATCTGACTGGCCAAGGTTTTCCACGGAAAGTGATGCTGCGCTCGATTTGCTGCCCCCCCGCTTCGTCGCCGCAGATGAAACGGGAATGCGTTGTGACGGGTCGCGTTGCGCTGCATTGTCGGGTCGGGTCGGTGTTGAGACATCTTGCCTCGTCTACGATATTCGGCCGGTCGTTTGTCGCGAATGCATTCCCGGAGATGCTGCCTGCCTGATGGCGCGCGACGCCTTCGGATTAACGCTTCCTTCGGATAGGTCAGCGTTTTAA
- a CDS encoding nucleoside 2-deoxyribosyltransferase gives MTKKIYLAGPEVFLPNAREMLDRKAALAREAGLHPLSPGDLEIPQTNSKRERAAAINAVDEKMMMEADAIIANLTPFRGIAADTGTAFELGFMCASGKPVFAYTNVARDHSGRVSDLYGGAVAYDAEGRLRDPNGIAVEDFGLADNLMLHAGIERRGGVLIVGDAARDALYTDLSAFKTCLAIAVEKLR, from the coding sequence ATGACGAAAAAAATTTATCTCGCAGGTCCTGAAGTGTTCCTTCCAAACGCCCGTGAAATGCTCGACCGGAAGGCAGCGCTTGCCCGCGAGGCGGGACTTCACCCACTCTCACCCGGTGATCTGGAAATCCCGCAGACGAACTCGAAGCGCGAGCGGGCGGCAGCGATAAACGCGGTGGACGAGAAGATGATGATGGAGGCCGATGCCATCATCGCCAATCTGACACCGTTTCGCGGCATTGCCGCCGATACCGGGACGGCTTTCGAACTCGGCTTTATGTGCGCAAGCGGCAAGCCTGTCTTCGCCTACACGAATGTGGCCCGCGATCACAGCGGACGGGTGAGCGATCTTTATGGCGGCGCCGTCGCCTATGATGCCGAAGGTCGGCTGCGAGATCCGAACGGGATTGCGGTCGAGGATTTCGGCTTGGCCGACAATCTCATGCTGCACGCCGGGATCGAGCGGCGCGGCGGCGTCCTCATCGTCGGAGACGCGGCTCGTGACGCGCTCTATACGGACTTATCCGCGTTCAAGACATGTCTCGCCATCGCAGTCGAGAAGTTGCGCTAA
- a CDS encoding pyridoxamine 5'-phosphate oxidase family protein: MESMTLEDLSSQLKKIDFCMLSTNAGSGRISARPMSNNGDVEHDGDSWFFSYEDSRKITEIEGIDIVSLTFTAPPSLLGKPGIFIAVEGVASLVRDKAAFEDHWVPDLERWFPEGVDTPGIVLIKVSASSIRYWDSEENGEVTLPGSAS, from the coding sequence ATGGAATCCATGACCCTCGAAGACCTATCCTCGCAACTGAAGAAGATCGATTTCTGCATGCTGTCGACGAACGCCGGATCGGGCCGCATCTCGGCCCGACCGATGAGCAATAATGGCGACGTCGAACATGACGGGGATTCCTGGTTCTTTTCGTATGAAGACAGCAGGAAAATCACGGAGATCGAAGGCATCGACATCGTCTCGCTGACGTTCACGGCACCGCCCAGTCTCCTCGGCAAACCGGGGATCTTCATCGCTGTCGAGGGCGTCGCCTCACTGGTGCGCGACAAGGCGGCATTCGAAGACCATTGGGTGCCCGATCTCGAGCGGTGGTTTCCTGAAGGTGTGGACACTCCCGGGATCGTTCTCATCAAAGTCTCGGCGTCCTCCATCCGCTACTGGGATAGTGAGGAAAACGGCGAGGTCACCCTACCCGGATCAGCGAGCTAA
- a CDS encoding lysylphosphatidylglycerol synthase domain-containing protein, translated as MSLKSMSWNGLLVAALGFAVFLLYRIFEQYSLYQIVQSVRSIPLSSFCTALLFAAASYLCLGCFDLLAIRSLGKSLPYPKIALASFISLSLGHNIGFAGLSSGAFRYRFYSRWGLTTEDVAKIILFCGVTVGLGLITLGGLALIVNPGDAGRLLRLDPASVRIFGVLALIVPVVYAALAFFIRGKLRLWRWSFQLPRFSIAVAQVVVGTINFILVSACLHQMLSAFGDVAFFRSVTAYVLANSAILATHVPGGLGVLEATVSYAVPQEASIGALIAFRCAYFFIPLALGTALLLISEIVFRRSRRTDEEADERAEAQSA; from the coding sequence ATGAGTTTGAAAAGCATGAGCTGGAATGGACTGCTGGTTGCCGCCCTTGGTTTTGCGGTCTTTCTTCTCTATCGCATCTTCGAGCAGTACAGCCTCTACCAGATCGTCCAGTCGGTTCGCAGCATACCGCTTTCAAGCTTCTGTACAGCGCTTCTCTTTGCTGCGGCATCCTATCTATGTCTTGGCTGTTTCGATCTGCTGGCGATCCGTTCGCTCGGCAAATCCTTGCCGTATCCCAAAATTGCATTGGCTTCGTTCATCAGCCTGTCGCTCGGCCACAATATCGGTTTTGCCGGGCTGAGCAGCGGTGCCTTCCGCTACCGCTTTTATTCGCGCTGGGGACTGACGACCGAGGACGTGGCGAAGATCATCCTGTTCTGCGGCGTCACGGTCGGGCTCGGGCTGATCACGCTCGGCGGCCTTGCTCTGATCGTCAATCCGGGTGATGCCGGGCGCCTGTTGCGGCTTGATCCGGCCAGCGTACGCATCTTCGGCGTGCTGGCGCTCATCGTGCCGGTCGTCTATGCGGCGCTGGCGTTTTTCATCCGCGGCAAGCTGCGGCTTTGGCGATGGTCGTTTCAGCTGCCGCGATTTTCGATTGCCGTCGCGCAGGTCGTGGTCGGGACGATCAACTTCATTCTCGTTTCCGCCTGCCTGCACCAGATGCTTTCGGCCTTCGGCGACGTCGCTTTCTTCAGGTCGGTGACAGCGTATGTGCTGGCCAATTCGGCAATTCTCGCAACCCATGTTCCTGGTGGGCTCGGCGTCCTGGAGGCGACCGTCTCCTATGCGGTGCCGCAGGAAGCCTCGATCGGCGCGCTGATCGCGTTTCGCTGCGCCTATTTCTTCATACCGTTGGCGCTCGGAACGGCGCTTCTCCTCATCAGTGAGATCGTCTTCCGAAGATCACGCCGGACGGACGAGGAGGCGGACGAGCGCGCCGAGGCCCAATCGGCGTAG
- a CDS encoding phospholipase, with protein sequence MTAIETVFNNPSLPQAKSQWPDGREKQNNSALRLEGSAEKAAFLINGNRYFAEVSRALRQARRTIWIIGWDFNPDIPLEPEKSDETLADLLHGLAEANPELEIRILIWALGPVYSEKSLQVLRKKNFPRNARIDLRFDLQSAVRGCHHQKLVCIDDAVGFIGGIDLTSRRWDTKRHHAWDRHRRDPEGVSYDPLHDVQAMVTGDAARLIGDIARRRWETATGEGHRPLAERAPFPWPDDLAVSLRDIPVRFALTEPATSLRAGISDGIASTLDIISRARHLLYIEAQYLASFRVADAIAARLQEEDGPEVVIICTRSSHGLIEKIIMGGNRDRVIRLLKRADRANRLRVYFPVVPGPAVPGPTVPGPIVPGPTAPATVDEVEVLIHSKLMIADDELVRIGSSNLNNRSEGIDSECDIHFESETDEHRRAVAELRNRLLAEYLGTGTETFAAAYAQSGSVIEGIEALNGGAQGLREFAIELSGSISPVRGTGFFDPARPFLPLRRLGLGALVRLLVRPA encoded by the coding sequence ATGACCGCAATCGAGACCGTCTTCAATAACCCGAGCCTGCCCCAGGCAAAATCGCAATGGCCGGACGGCCGCGAAAAACAGAATAACAGCGCGTTGCGCCTGGAAGGCAGCGCCGAGAAGGCGGCCTTCCTGATCAACGGCAACCGATATTTCGCCGAAGTTTCGCGGGCGCTGCGCCAGGCACGGCGCACGATCTGGATCATCGGCTGGGATTTCAATCCCGACATCCCATTAGAGCCGGAGAAATCCGACGAGACTTTGGCAGACCTGTTGCATGGGCTCGCAGAGGCCAATCCCGAACTCGAGATACGCATCCTAATCTGGGCGCTCGGGCCGGTCTATTCGGAAAAATCCCTGCAGGTGCTTCGCAAGAAGAACTTCCCGAGGAATGCCAGGATCGACCTGCGTTTCGATCTTCAAAGTGCCGTTCGCGGCTGCCACCATCAGAAACTCGTTTGCATCGACGACGCCGTCGGTTTTATCGGCGGCATCGACCTGACGTCGCGGCGATGGGACACAAAACGCCATCATGCATGGGACAGGCATCGGCGGGACCCCGAGGGCGTGTCCTACGATCCGCTGCATGACGTTCAGGCGATGGTCACGGGCGACGCCGCCCGGCTGATCGGCGATATCGCCAGGCGGCGCTGGGAAACAGCCACCGGCGAAGGGCACCGGCCGCTTGCCGAGCGCGCGCCCTTTCCCTGGCCGGACGATCTTGCCGTTTCGCTGCGGGATATCCCGGTAAGATTCGCGCTCACGGAGCCGGCGACGAGCTTGCGCGCCGGCATCAGCGACGGTATCGCCTCGACATTGGACATCATCTCCCGGGCACGGCACCTGCTTTATATCGAGGCGCAATATCTCGCCTCCTTCCGCGTCGCCGATGCCATTGCCGCGCGGCTGCAGGAGGAAGACGGGCCCGAGGTCGTTATCATCTGCACGCGCAGCTCCCACGGGCTGATCGAAAAGATTATCATGGGCGGCAATCGCGACCGCGTCATCCGCCTTCTCAAACGGGCCGATCGCGCGAACCGGCTGCGGGTCTATTTTCCCGTTGTGCCCGGGCCAGCCGTGCCCGGGCCGACAGTGCCCGGGCCAATCGTCCCCGGGCCGACAGCGCCGGCCACGGTCGACGAGGTCGAGGTGCTCATCCATTCCAAACTGATGATCGCCGACGATGAGCTGGTGCGCATCGGCTCATCCAATCTCAACAATCGCTCCGAAGGGATTGATTCGGAATGCGATATCCACTTCGAGTCTGAAACAGACGAGCACCGCCGCGCGGTGGCGGAGCTGCGCAACCGCCTGCTTGCGGAATATCTCGGAACAGGCACCGAGACCTTTGCAGCCGCCTACGCGCAAAGCGGCTCGGTGATCGAAGGGATCGAGGCGCTGAATGGTGGCGCCCAGGGTTTGAGAGAATTCGCCATCGAGCTTTCCGGCAGCATCTCACCGGTCAGAGGGACCGGATTCTTTGACCCGGCCCGGCCTTTCCTGCCGCTACGCCGATTGGGCCTCGGCGCGCTCGTCCGCCTCCTCGTCCGTCCGGCGTGA
- a CDS encoding cold-shock protein — protein MPTGTVKFFNDDKGFGFITPEDGGQDVFVHVSALQRGGSLREGDKVSFDVGQDRKTGKSKAENVSTL, from the coding sequence ATGCCGACAGGTACGGTTAAATTCTTCAATGACGACAAGGGCTTCGGCTTTATCACCCCCGAGGATGGCGGACAGGACGTGTTCGTGCACGTGTCTGCTCTGCAGCGCGGCGGGTCGCTCCGCGAAGGCGACAAGGTCAGCTTCGACGTCGGACAGGATCGCAAGACCGGAAAATCGAAGGCTGAGAACGTCTCAACCCTCTGA
- a CDS encoding endonuclease/exonuclease/phosphatase family protein, whose protein sequence is MAEKSIKVLTYNVHSCIGSDRKLDPGRIAAVIAEAQADIVALQEVDVLRRRTGGIDQAHMIASLLEMQAHFHPALSVAEEQYGDAIITALPTGAVKAGPLPSIGEQRGAISVEILVGNRKLLVVNTHLGLRGRERMRQMTTLLNAGWLRGTADEPLPTILCGDFNAIPSSATYRLAARSLKDAQRAGNARPRATFPARYPLMRLDHVFVTDDLIVKQATVLENRLARVASDHLPLLAEIAFA, encoded by the coding sequence ATGGCGGAAAAATCAATCAAAGTCCTGACTTACAACGTGCACAGCTGTATCGGTAGCGACCGTAAGCTCGATCCCGGGCGCATCGCTGCGGTCATCGCCGAGGCACAAGCCGACATCGTCGCGCTTCAGGAGGTCGATGTCCTCAGGCGCCGGACTGGCGGCATCGACCAGGCCCATATGATCGCCTCACTTCTCGAGATGCAGGCCCATTTTCACCCAGCGCTGTCGGTCGCCGAAGAGCAGTATGGCGATGCGATCATCACCGCTCTGCCGACGGGCGCGGTCAAGGCCGGCCCGCTGCCATCCATCGGCGAACAGCGCGGCGCCATTTCCGTCGAAATCCTGGTCGGCAACAGAAAACTGCTGGTCGTCAACACCCATCTGGGCCTTCGCGGCCGCGAGCGCATGCGGCAGATGACGACGCTCTTGAACGCGGGCTGGCTGCGCGGCACGGCGGACGAACCGCTTCCCACTATTCTCTGTGGCGACTTCAACGCCATTCCGTCGTCGGCGACGTACCGACTTGCCGCGCGATCGCTGAAGGACGCCCAGCGCGCAGGCAATGCGCGGCCTAGAGCGACCTTTCCCGCCCGCTACCCGCTGATGCGTCTCGACCACGTCTTCGTCACCGACGACCTCATCGTCAAGCAGGCGACGGTTCTGGAAAACCGCCTGGCAAGGGTCGCCTCCGACCACCTTCCTCTGCTCGCGGAAATTGCCTTCGCGTAA